Proteins co-encoded in one Natronorubrum daqingense genomic window:
- a CDS encoding DUF7835 family putative zinc beta-ribbon protein — translation MATTDDSVNGLTEHCDDCDLETLHEVSVQLRTESGKEENAEFSREPYRVAECQRCGSRSSQRMNNA, via the coding sequence ATGGCAACGACTGACGACTCTGTCAATGGGCTAACTGAACACTGTGACGACTGCGACCTCGAGACGCTCCACGAAGTGTCCGTCCAGCTCCGAACGGAAAGTGGAAAGGAAGAAAACGCCGAGTTCTCCCGCGAACCGTACCGCGTCGCCGAATGTCAACGGTGTGGGTCCCGTTCGAGTCAGCGAATGAACAACGCCTGA
- a CDS encoding isoaspartyl peptidase/L-asparaginase, with protein MQVLVHGGAGSDPDDPKPRQTVLDRAADTGAAQTTPVDALEAAIAILESDPRFNAGVGSAVQSDGTIRTDAGIMTDDREVGAACSMPNVEHALCVARVVMEESPHGFVSGEHAVSLAEAFDIETGVDLWSERTRERWTDLEAPDGDAREHLKWIRERYGQSDPDGRDEDGNPKDHDTVGAVAFDGNSLAAATSTGGRWLALAGRVGDVPQVGSGFYCSPAAAVSATGAGEDIARVTLSRRVARHVECGRDAQDAATIAIEEFGELTGSTAGVIAIDARGTLGSAYNSDAMQTARATRHS; from the coding sequence ATGCAGGTACTCGTTCACGGCGGCGCTGGCAGCGATCCCGACGACCCCAAACCCCGGCAGACGGTCCTCGACCGCGCCGCTGACACCGGAGCAGCACAGACGACTCCCGTCGACGCGCTCGAGGCGGCCATCGCCATCCTCGAGTCGGATCCGCGATTCAACGCCGGCGTCGGCAGCGCGGTCCAGAGCGACGGCACGATCCGCACGGACGCCGGAATCATGACCGACGACCGGGAGGTCGGCGCGGCCTGTTCGATGCCGAACGTCGAACACGCGCTGTGCGTCGCTCGAGTCGTTATGGAAGAGTCCCCACACGGCTTCGTCTCGGGCGAACACGCCGTGTCCCTCGCCGAGGCGTTCGATATCGAGACTGGTGTCGACCTCTGGTCCGAACGTACCCGCGAACGGTGGACCGACCTCGAGGCCCCCGACGGAGACGCCCGCGAGCACCTCAAGTGGATCCGCGAGCGCTACGGCCAGTCGGACCCGGACGGCCGCGACGAGGACGGGAATCCGAAGGATCACGACACCGTCGGCGCGGTCGCGTTCGACGGCAACTCACTCGCTGCGGCGACCTCGACCGGCGGCCGGTGGCTCGCGCTCGCGGGTCGCGTGGGAGACGTTCCGCAGGTCGGCTCGGGCTTTTACTGCTCGCCCGCAGCGGCCGTCAGCGCGACCGGTGCCGGCGAGGATATCGCTCGCGTCACGCTCTCGAGGCGCGTCGCTCGGCACGTCGAGTGCGGTCGAGACGCCCAGGACGCCGCGACGATAGCGATCGAGGAGTTCGGGGAACTCACCGGGTCGACCGCAGGCGTCATTGCGATCGACGCACGGGGCACCTTGGGGTCGGCGTACAACAGCGACGCGATGCAAACCGCTCGAGCGACACGCCACTCGTAA
- the map gene encoding type II methionyl aminopeptidase, with protein sequence MAESEVDLESEMYEKHREAGEILSQVREETAERVEVGASHLEIAEYAEDRIRELGGKPAFPVNISIDEEAAHATPSIDDESTFGEEMINLDIGVHIDGWLADTAITVDLSGNPELAEAPGEALEAAIDVIEPGVETGEIGAEIEDVIDGYGFNPVVNLTGHGLGHWEQHTSPNIPNRAVSQGTELEAGDVVAIEPFATDGGGKVTEGASEEIFSLEREGSIRNRQARNALEQITEEFRTLPFATRWLETDRAEMALRRLKRNNIVHGYPVLKEDDGFLVSQKEHTIIVTEDGCEVTTA encoded by the coding sequence ATGGCCGAATCCGAGGTGGACCTCGAGTCCGAGATGTACGAAAAGCACCGCGAAGCAGGGGAGATCCTCTCGCAGGTGCGCGAAGAGACTGCCGAGCGCGTCGAGGTCGGCGCGAGCCACCTCGAGATCGCAGAGTACGCCGAGGATCGGATCCGCGAACTCGGCGGCAAACCAGCGTTCCCCGTCAATATCTCCATCGACGAAGAGGCAGCCCACGCGACGCCGTCGATCGACGACGAGTCGACCTTCGGCGAGGAGATGATCAACCTCGACATCGGCGTCCACATCGACGGGTGGCTCGCAGACACGGCGATTACCGTCGACCTCTCCGGGAATCCCGAACTCGCCGAGGCCCCCGGAGAAGCCCTCGAGGCCGCGATCGACGTGATCGAGCCAGGTGTCGAGACGGGCGAGATCGGTGCCGAAATCGAGGACGTCATCGACGGCTACGGCTTCAACCCAGTCGTCAACCTGACGGGCCACGGACTGGGTCACTGGGAACAACACACCAGTCCGAACATCCCGAACCGCGCCGTCTCCCAGGGCACGGAACTCGAGGCTGGCGACGTCGTCGCGATCGAGCCGTTCGCGACCGACGGTGGCGGCAAGGTCACCGAGGGTGCCAGCGAGGAAATCTTCTCCCTCGAGCGCGAGGGCTCCATCCGAAACCGGCAGGCTCGGAACGCACTCGAGCAGATCACCGAGGAGTTTCGCACCCTCCCGTTTGCGACGCGCTGGCTCGAGACGGATCGAGCCGAGATGGCGCTGCGCCGACTCAAACGCAACAACATCGTCCACGGCTACCCGGTTCTCAAAGAGGACGACGGCTTCCTCGTCAGCCAAAAAGAACACACGATTATCGTCACCGAAGACGGCTGTGAAGTGACGACCGCATAA